CTGGGACGTAATGTCTACACAGAAAGCTGCGCCTCCTGCCATGGTGCGTTTCTCAAGGGTGAAGCTGATTGGCAAGTCCGCAAGTCAGATGGACGGCTACCCGCACCTCCGCATGACGAAACCGGGCACACTTGGCACCACGACGAGCAGACTCTGTTCGTATTGACCAAGTATGGCCCTTCCAAACTGATTGGCGGTGCCTATGAGAGCGATATGCCGGCATTCGACGGGATCCTTACCGACGAGGAAATCTGGGCCGTTCTGGCATTTATCAAGAGCACCTGGCCCACAGAAATTCAGGAACGGTGGGAGCAGATTAATATGCGGGCGCAACAACAGAGCCGATGACCTTGCGTCGGAAGATACGGTTGGTAACGTTGTCTCACAGAGCACACAAGGAATGCTTTGTTCTTGTCCAGGTGACGATTTGTCCGTCCGGGCAGTCTTTGTTCTGACGGAGCGAAGGTCGCCGATTCTTTGGCGTTGGAGATAGGTGGTTCCCGTAGGCAGACGAATCCACATTCTGGAGAAAAAATGACTGAGCATCACAGCCACCGCCATACCGCAGGCCATGCGCCCACCAGCGAATTGACGGACAGCGAGACGGTCAAGGATCCGGTGTGCGGCATGTCCGTGCGGCTGAACGCCGGAAAGCCGAGCTTTCAGCACAAGGGCCACGCTTATCACTTCTGTTCCCAGCGCTGCCACGACAAGTTTGCAGCCGATCCCGAATCGTATCTCTCCGAGAAACCTGAGCACCAACCCGCGCCCAAGGGTGTCAAGTACACGTGCCCGATGCATCCGGAAATCGTCCGTGACGAGCCGGGCGATTGCCCTATCTGCGGCATGGCGCTGGAGCCAATGGGTGTGCCGGCAGCTGATGCCGGGCCGAACCCGGAGCTTGTGGACTTCAAGAGGCGGTTTTGGGTCGGGACGGCACTGACGGTACCGCTTTTGGTGCTGACGATGGGTCCGTTCGTCGGGCTTGGCTTTGTCCGCGATGTCTTGGGTGAGCGGTTGTCGCTGTGGATAGAACTTGCTTTGGGCACACCTGTTATTCTGTGGGCTGGTTGGCCGTTTTTCGTGCGAGGCGTCAGGTCTGTAATCAACCGCAGCCTCAACATGTTCACACTCATAGGCATGGGTGTCGGTGCGGCCTATCTCTTCAGCGTCGTGGCTGTACTGTTGCCGGGAATTTTTCCAGACGGTTTTCGTGATGAGGACGGTCATGTCGGTGTCTATTTTGAGGCTGGTGCCGTCATCGTCGTTTTGGTTTTGCTTGGCCAGATCATGGAACTTGGCGCGCGCGAGCGGACAGGTTCGGCAATTCGAGCCCTTTTGGATCTTGCCGCGAAAACAGCGCGCGTCATTCGCTCGGACGGCCGGGAGGAGGAGATACCGCTCGAAGATGTCAAGGTTGGTGACAAGCTGCGAGTCCGCCCGGGCGACAAAATCCCGGTGGATGGCGTGGTAGCGGAGGGCCGCTCGTCGGTTGACGAGTCGATGATATCCGGCGAGCCCATCCCTGTAGAAAAAGTCGAGGGAGACAAGGTCACCGGGGCGACGATCAACGGCACCGGCAGCCTGGTGATGGTCGCTGAACGCGTCGGTGCTGACACGATGCTCAGCCAGATCGTCGAAATGGTCGCGAATGCGCAGCGTAGCCGCGCGCCTATTCAGAAACTGGCCGATTCGGTGGCCGGCATGTTTGTTCCCGCTGTCGTTGTCATTGCCGTAATGTCGTTCGCCGCATGGGCGATTTGGGGGCCTGCGCCGGCTTTATCCTATGCACTGGTCTCGGCGGTCGCGGTCCTTATCATTGCCTGTCCCTGTGCGCTGGGGCTGGCGACACCCATGTCGATCATGACGGCGACTGGCCGTGGAGCACAGGCCGGTGTGCTGATCAAGAATGCCGAAGCCCTGGAGAGGTTCGCCAAGGTCGATACGCTGATTGTCGACAAAACGGGCACGCTGACACTGGGAAAACCGAAACTGATCGCCGTACTGCCCGAAGCCGGCCATGACGAGGATGACGTGTTGCGACTGGCGGCCAGCCTGGAACGCGGTTCCGAGCACCCGCTCGCTGAAGCGATCGTCGCGGGCGCCGAGGAACGCGAGATCGCGTTGACTGAAGCAGAGGAGTTTGAAGCGGTCACCGGAAAGGGTGTGAAAGGTGTTGTCGATAAAATGTCGGTAGCGCTTGGCAATGCAAAACTTCTCGCCGATCTCGGCATTGACGGGCGCAGATTCTCAGAATCGGCGAACGCACGCCGCGACCAAGGTGAAACAGTGATGTTTGTCATCGTCGGTTCGAAAATCGCTGGTCTTGTAGCGGTGGCTGATCCGGTAAAGGACACAACTCATGACGCGCTCAAGGCGCTGCATGCACAAGGTTTCCGCATTGTCATGGCGACGGGTGACAACGAGCGGACCGCGAAAGCGGTAGCTGCAAAGCTGGGTATCGACGAAATCCGGGCGGATGTTCTGCCCGAGGACAAGGCACGCATCATTAAGGAGATGCAAGATGCCGGCCGAAAGGTGGCGATGGCTGGTGACGGCGTCAATGATGCGCCGGCCCTGGCCCAGGCCGATGTTGGTATCGCCATGGGTACGGGTGCCGATGTGGCTATAGAGAGCGCGGGCCTTACGCTGGTCAAAGGGGATCTCAATGGCATCGTGCGGGCGCGCAAACTGGCCCGCGCGACCATGCGAAACATCAAGCAGAACCTTTTCTTTGCGCTGGTCTACAACGCTTCAGGCGTGCCGGTTGCGGCGGGCGTGTTGTTCCCGGTTTTCGGTATTCTAATCTCGCCAATTTTTGCTGCCGCGGCCATGAGCCTGTCGTCCGTATCCGTGGTGGGGAATGCCTTGCGACTACGGTCTGTCAGAGTCTAGGAGCTGATCAGACGGCGGCCGAGAGGCTGATGTCCCAATCCGTTTTCTCAGGATGGCGGGCCTGCGATGTGCCGGCGGTTCGAAGGCTGCGTGTGAGCATGGCGATCTATACAATCTATGACTGAGGGGCAGCGGCAATGGTGGTGGCCATAGTTCTGGCAGTCGCAATGGTCGTCATGACGGCAGCGCTTCATTACTACGTTTTACAATGGCTGTCTGGTGGCATGGCGCGTATTCCTTTGCGACCGGGCCCGCGGGTCCTGTCGATTGTATTCGTGATCCTCGCCACGCACATCATACAAGTTGTCCTTTACGCTCTCGCATATGGCGCCTCAATCCATATTCTGAATCTCGGGACATTTGGTGGTCTCACGGTTGAACGACCGCTCGACTTTCTCTACTTCTCGATCGTGACCTACACGTCCCTGGGTCTCGGTGACGTGTTTCCGACCGGCCATCTTCGCTTCCTGGCCGGCGTCGAGGCGCTGAACGGCTTGCTGCTGATTGCGTGGTCCGGATCGTTCATCTTTCTGGCAATGGGGCGGTTATGGCCGTGGCAGAGTTGCGTTGAGCCGACCCGCCTGCATCGCAGTAGGGGCTGACAAGTGACCAGTTGCAAACTGTCCTTCTTTGGTGGGGTCGGAACGGTTACTGGGTCCAGATACCTGCTTGAGGTCGATGGCCTTCGAGTGCTCGTCGATTGCGGGCTTTTCCAAGGGTTCAAGCAGCTTCGCTTGCGAAACTGGGCGCCGTTTCCTATCGCCCCCAACCGCATCGATGCTGTGCTCCTTACGCACGCTCACCTCGATCACTCTGGCTATCTGCCGTTGCTCGTCAAGAATGGGTTTTCGGGGCCGGTTATTTGTACCGAGGCAACGCGGGACTTGTGCGCGATCCTTTTGCCGGACAGCGGGTATCTGCAGGAGAAGGATGCGGACTTTGCCAATCGCTATGGCCATTCAAAACACCACCCGGCCTTGCCGCTGTACACACAGAAGGATGCCGAGGTGTGCATGAAGCGATTCATGCCATTGGGGTTCAATAAGGCATTCAACGTCAAGGATGCGGTATCCGCCCGTTTTCTGCCGGCCGGGCACATCCTGGGTGCGGCCATTATCGAGATAACGTGTGCCGGCCGTACAATTGTCTTCTCGGGCGATCTGGGGCGTCCCCACAGTGCCACCATGGTTGATCCGGCGGTTGTCGAACGTGCTGACTACCTGCTCATAGAGTCCACTTATGGTGACCGGCGTCATGAGACGCGCGATGCACAAGAGGCCCTCGGTGAGATTATCAGCCGGACCGCGGCGCGTGGCGGAACAGTCCTAATACCCGCATTTGCTGTTGGCCGGGCACAATCCCTGCTCTTCCATATGGAGCGTCTGAAAGCCGAAAAGCAAATCCCGGACCTACCGATCTTTCTCGATAGTCCGATGGCGATCAATGCCAGTGAGTTGTTCTGCCAACGCGTCGAAGACCACCGATTGACGGCGGAGGAGTGTCGCACAGCCTGCAGCGTCGCGCGTTATGTCCGTGAACCCGAAGAATCAAAGTCATTGGATCAGGATCCTATGCCGAAAGTCATTATTTCAGCGAGCGGGATGGCGACAGGCGGCCGGGTACTGCACCACTTGAAACACTATGCGCCTGATCCCCGGAACACGATCCTGTTTTCTGGCTTCCAGGCGGGAGGAACCCGGGGTGCTGCTATGACTTCGGGGGCCGACAAGGTCAAAATTCATGGTGGTTATGTTCCGGTGCAAGCGGAAGTCGCCAACCTGCAAATGCTCTCGGCCCATGCTGACGCAGATGAGACCATGGCTTGGCTTGGCAACTTCAATACACCACCCCGAATGACCTATGTCACCCACGGTGAGCCGGCCGCCTCCGACACACTGCGGCACCGGATTAAGGAAGAGCTTGGGTGGCCATGTACGGTGCCGGAGTTCCGTGAAGAAGTCGAACTGAATTGATGTCGGACTCTATTGAGGTGGCTGGATCGCCGGGCCAGTCGGCAAATACTTTGCGCGCACGACGAATCGGTATAGATGCCCAGTACGAATCCGTCGTGTTTATGCACAAGGACTGCCCGGTCTGTCGCTCGGAAGGATTTACGGCCCAGACGCGTGTGCGATTGACCTATGGTGATCGGTCAATCATCGCGACCGTGTTCCAGATCGTCAGTGACCTAGTGACACATGACGAAGCGGGCCTGTCGGAGACGGCGTGGCGCCGTCTCGGACTTTCAGGCGGCGAGATAATTTCCGTGAGCCATCCCCGCCCACTTCTGTCGCTGAGTGACTTACGTGGAAAAGTCTATGGACGTCCGTTCAATGCTGTGGCTTTGGATATGATTGTCAATGATGTCGTCGCAGGTCGATACTCGGATATTCATCTGTCTTCGTTCATCACGGCATGTTCAGCCAGGCCGCTCGACCTTGACGAAACGGTTGCCCTGACCAAAGCCATGATGAGTGCCGGTGAGCGGCTGAGCTGGAGCAAAAGCCTAATTTCCGACAAGCACTGTGTCGGCGGACTACCAGGCAACCGTACGACGCCGATTGTGGTGGCCATTGCTGCTGCTTGTGGCCTGACGATACCTAAGACATCATCCCGGGCGATCACGTCTCCCGCCGGCACTGCAGATGCAATGGAAACCTTGGCACCGGTTGATCTCAGTATTCAAGCCATGCGGAAGGTAGTCGAACGGGAAGGAGGGTGTATTGTTTGGGGCGGGGCGGTACGGCTGAGCCCAGCCGACGACACCCTGATACGGGTTGAACGGGCGCTCGATCTGGATAGCGAAGGGCAGCTTGTCGCGTCTGTTATATCGAAGAAGGCGGCTGCTGGAGCCACTCATCTCATACTCGATCTTCCAGTGGGTCCAACGGCGAAGGTGCGTAGCACAGCGACGGCTTCTGCGCTATCGCGGAGTCTGCTTGCCGTCGCACAGACTTGCGGAATAGAGGCGCGCGTAATCATCACGGACGGACAACAGCCGGTTGGTCGCGGTATCGGACCGGCTCTTGAGGCGTTGGATGTTCTGGCTGTACTGCAGGGAAAACCTGACGCACCGCGTGATTTACGTGACCGCGCTATATCTCTGGCGGGCGGGCTACTTGAACTGGTCGGCAGCGCGGAGGTCGGTTGCGGTGAGGCTATGGCGTCTGAGGTGCTCAATGACGGTCGCGCCTGGAGAAAATTTCAGGGAATATGTGAAGCTCAGGGCGGCATGCGCGAGCCGACCACTGCCGCTCACCATCGCCCTGTAATAGCAAGCAAGGCAGGACAAGTGACGATGATTGACAACCGTCGGCTTGCGCGAGTGGCCAAGCTCGCCGGGGCCCCAAGTGCTAAATCAGCAGGCATTGAACTCCATGTGCGCCTTGGCACGAATGTCTCTTTGGGTGAGCCGCTGTACACGGTGCATGCGGAGGCGTCGGGCGAGCTGTCATATAGTTTGGCATATGTGGCTGAAAACGAAGACATCATAGCGTTGAGCGACGTGTGATGCCGCCACCCCTTGTGGTGCTGCAGGAAGGTGACCCTTTTGGCAAACGCCTGGCCGGAGCAATTGGAGCTGAGGTGGCGCAGTTTGAACTTCGCCGTTTCCCTGACGGTGAAACCTACCTGCGATACGATACGCCGCCCGGGGGGCGATCCGTCGTCATACTATGTTCCTTGGACCGGCCGGACGGGAAGTTCCTTCCGCTGCTGTTCGCTGCAGCTACCGCTCGTGATCTCGGCGCGAAATCCGTCGGACTCGTTAGCCCCTATCTTCCCTACATGCGGCAAGATCGTCGGTTTCGCCCGGGCGAAGCCGTGACGTCAGCCTATTTTGCTGAATTTCTCTCGGATCAGTTTGATTGGCTGGTGACTATTGACCCGCACCTTCATCGGCGGAGCTCACTGTCTGAGATATACTCGATGCGAACGGCGGTTCTTCACGC
Above is a window of Alphaproteobacteria bacterium DNA encoding:
- a CDS encoding cytochrome c, translating into MVLAVVLGVAWFVVDQRDDVPAPLVNSGNVELVALGRNVYTESCASCHGAFLKGEADWQVRKSDGRLPAPPHDETGHTWHHDEQTLFVLTKYGPSKLIGGAYESDMPAFDGILTDEEIWAVLAFIKSTWPTEIQERWEQINMRAQQQSR
- a CDS encoding heavy metal translocating P-type ATPase: MTEHHSHRHTAGHAPTSELTDSETVKDPVCGMSVRLNAGKPSFQHKGHAYHFCSQRCHDKFAADPESYLSEKPEHQPAPKGVKYTCPMHPEIVRDEPGDCPICGMALEPMGVPAADAGPNPELVDFKRRFWVGTALTVPLLVLTMGPFVGLGFVRDVLGERLSLWIELALGTPVILWAGWPFFVRGVRSVINRSLNMFTLIGMGVGAAYLFSVVAVLLPGIFPDGFRDEDGHVGVYFEAGAVIVVLVLLGQIMELGARERTGSAIRALLDLAAKTARVIRSDGREEEIPLEDVKVGDKLRVRPGDKIPVDGVVAEGRSSVDESMISGEPIPVEKVEGDKVTGATINGTGSLVMVAERVGADTMLSQIVEMVANAQRSRAPIQKLADSVAGMFVPAVVVIAVMSFAAWAIWGPAPALSYALVSAVAVLIIACPCALGLATPMSIMTATGRGAQAGVLIKNAEALERFAKVDTLIVDKTGTLTLGKPKLIAVLPEAGHDEDDVLRLAASLERGSEHPLAEAIVAGAEEREIALTEAEEFEAVTGKGVKGVVDKMSVALGNAKLLADLGIDGRRFSESANARRDQGETVMFVIVGSKIAGLVAVADPVKDTTHDALKALHAQGFRIVMATGDNERTAKAVAAKLGIDEIRADVLPEDKARIIKEMQDAGRKVAMAGDGVNDAPALAQADVGIAMGTGADVAIESAGLTLVKGDLNGIVRARKLARATMRNIKQNLFFALVYNASGVPVAAGVLFPVFGILISPIFAAAAMSLSSVSVVGNALRLRSVRV
- a CDS encoding potassium channel family protein, producing MVVAIVLAVAMVVMTAALHYYVLQWLSGGMARIPLRPGPRVLSIVFVILATHIIQVVLYALAYGASIHILNLGTFGGLTVERPLDFLYFSIVTYTSLGLGDVFPTGHLRFLAGVEALNGLLLIAWSGSFIFLAMGRLWPWQSCVEPTRLHRSRG
- a CDS encoding MBL fold metallo-hydrolase, translating into MTSCKLSFFGGVGTVTGSRYLLEVDGLRVLVDCGLFQGFKQLRLRNWAPFPIAPNRIDAVLLTHAHLDHSGYLPLLVKNGFSGPVICTEATRDLCAILLPDSGYLQEKDADFANRYGHSKHHPALPLYTQKDAEVCMKRFMPLGFNKAFNVKDAVSARFLPAGHILGAAIIEITCAGRTIVFSGDLGRPHSATMVDPAVVERADYLLIESTYGDRRHETRDAQEALGEIISRTAARGGTVLIPAFAVGRAQSLLFHMERLKAEKQIPDLPIFLDSPMAINASELFCQRVEDHRLTAEECRTACSVARYVREPEESKSLDQDPMPKVIISASGMATGGRVLHHLKHYAPDPRNTILFSGFQAGGTRGAAMTSGADKVKIHGGYVPVQAEVANLQMLSAHADADETMAWLGNFNTPPRMTYVTHGEPAASDTLRHRIKEELGWPCTVPEFREEVELN
- a CDS encoding thymidine phosphorylase family protein, giving the protein MSDSIEVAGSPGQSANTLRARRIGIDAQYESVVFMHKDCPVCRSEGFTAQTRVRLTYGDRSIIATVFQIVSDLVTHDEAGLSETAWRRLGLSGGEIISVSHPRPLLSLSDLRGKVYGRPFNAVALDMIVNDVVAGRYSDIHLSSFITACSARPLDLDETVALTKAMMSAGERLSWSKSLISDKHCVGGLPGNRTTPIVVAIAAACGLTIPKTSSRAITSPAGTADAMETLAPVDLSIQAMRKVVEREGGCIVWGGAVRLSPADDTLIRVERALDLDSEGQLVASVISKKAAAGATHLILDLPVGPTAKVRSTATASALSRSLLAVAQTCGIEARVIITDGQQPVGRGIGPALEALDVLAVLQGKPDAPRDLRDRAISLAGGLLELVGSAEVGCGEAMASEVLNDGRAWRKFQGICEAQGGMREPTTAAHHRPVIASKAGQVTMIDNRRLARVAKLAGAPSAKSAGIELHVRLGTNVSLGEPLYTVHAEASGELSYSLAYVAENEDIIALSDV